A genomic segment from Myxococcota bacterium encodes:
- a CDS encoding tetratricopeptide repeat protein, whose protein sequence is MSPARRALFALVPTLVLFAGAELGLALLGTAPRAAGDDPYVGFAENRPLYVEVEGEDGARRLELAPGKERFFNPAQFARAKGEGVRRVFCVGGSTTYGRPYRDLTSFCGWLRADLEEVAPGGFEVVNAGGISYASYRVANVVRELAGYAPDLVVVYTGHNEFLEERTYGALRDRPAWLRRADLALGRTRVYTALRRLAGGEREQLPGEVSAKLDGSIGPDAYTRDDAWAGAVVEHFGANLERILALVREAGATPLVVVPADNLRDCSPFKSEPDAGLAPAERERFEALLADGVAAYRDERFAQASDALRAASAISPRHAHARYWLGRALVATGELDAATLELVRARDEDVCPLRAISPIVEATREIARRERVATIDYPALLDARNAATGAPARGADWFLDHVHPTIEGHRVLARELLAHVGSLGWLPDGAPGDEAALARAEAGVRARIDDGERGLSLRNLAKVLSWAGKNEDAARAARAALELLGDDAECLFLLSLDASDRGDHLEAVSLLREAVRLDPDWVKPRHNLGVELARAGRDEEALAAYAVVVELEPAHPNVHYNRANALSRLGRLEEAAAAYERALELDPRDADAREALDGIRARLAAD, encoded by the coding sequence ATGTCGCCCGCCAGGCGCGCGCTGTTCGCACTCGTTCCCACTCTCGTGCTGTTCGCGGGTGCCGAGCTCGGGCTCGCGCTGCTCGGGACGGCACCGCGCGCGGCGGGCGACGACCCGTACGTCGGCTTCGCGGAGAACCGCCCGCTCTACGTCGAGGTCGAAGGCGAGGACGGCGCGCGCCGGCTCGAGCTCGCGCCGGGGAAGGAGCGCTTCTTCAACCCGGCGCAGTTCGCGCGCGCGAAGGGCGAGGGAGTGCGGCGCGTCTTCTGCGTCGGCGGCTCGACGACGTACGGCCGCCCCTACCGCGACCTGACGAGCTTCTGCGGATGGCTGCGCGCCGATCTCGAGGAGGTCGCGCCGGGTGGCTTCGAAGTCGTGAACGCGGGCGGCATCAGCTACGCGAGCTACCGGGTCGCGAACGTCGTCCGCGAGCTCGCGGGCTACGCGCCCGACCTCGTCGTCGTGTACACGGGGCACAACGAGTTCCTCGAGGAGAGGACGTACGGCGCGTTGCGCGACCGGCCCGCGTGGCTGCGCCGGGCCGACCTCGCGCTCGGGCGCACGCGCGTGTACACGGCGCTGCGAAGGCTCGCCGGCGGCGAGCGCGAGCAGCTGCCCGGCGAGGTGTCGGCGAAGCTCGACGGCAGCATCGGGCCGGACGCCTACACGCGCGACGACGCCTGGGCCGGGGCCGTCGTCGAGCACTTCGGCGCGAACCTCGAGCGCATCCTCGCGCTCGTGCGCGAAGCGGGAGCGACGCCGCTCGTCGTCGTTCCCGCCGACAACCTGCGCGACTGCTCGCCCTTCAAGAGCGAGCCCGACGCGGGCCTCGCTCCTGCGGAGCGCGAGCGCTTCGAGGCGCTGCTCGCCGACGGCGTCGCGGCCTATCGCGACGAGCGCTTCGCACAGGCGAGCGACGCGTTGCGCGCGGCGAGCGCGATCTCGCCGCGTCACGCGCACGCGCGCTACTGGCTCGGCCGCGCGCTCGTCGCGACGGGCGAGCTCGACGCGGCGACGCTCGAGCTCGTCCGCGCGCGCGACGAGGACGTGTGCCCGCTGCGCGCGATCTCGCCGATCGTCGAGGCGACGCGCGAGATCGCGCGTCGCGAGCGCGTGGCGACGATCGACTACCCGGCGCTGCTCGACGCGCGCAACGCGGCGACCGGCGCGCCCGCGCGCGGCGCCGACTGGTTCCTCGACCACGTGCACCCGACGATCGAGGGCCACCGCGTGCTCGCGCGCGAGCTGCTCGCGCACGTGGGCTCGCTCGGCTGGCTGCCCGACGGCGCGCCGGGCGACGAAGCGGCGCTCGCGCGCGCCGAGGCGGGCGTGCGCGCGCGCATCGACGACGGCGAGCGCGGGCTCTCGCTGCGCAACCTCGCGAAGGTGCTGAGCTGGGCCGGGAAGAACGAGGACGCGGCGCGCGCCGCGCGCGCCGCGCTCGAGCTGCTCGGCGACGACGCGGAGTGCCTGTTCCTGCTGTCGCTCGACGCGTCCGACCGCGGCGACCACCTCGAGGCGGTCTCGCTGCTGCGCGAGGCCGTGCGGCTCGACCCCGACTGGGTGAAGCCGCGCCACAACCTCGGCGTCGAGCTCGCGCGGGCGGGGCGCGACGAGGAAGCGCTCGCCGCGTATGCCGTCGTCGTCGAGCTCGAGCCCGCGCACCCGAACGTCCACTACAACCGCGCGAATGCGCTCTCGCGCCTCGGGCGCCTCGAGGAGGCGGCCGCCGCCTACGAGCGCGCGCTCGAGCTCGATCCCCGGGACGCCGACGCGCGCGAAGCACTCGACGGCATTCGCGCGCGGCTCGCGGCCGACTAG
- a CDS encoding class I SAM-dependent methyltransferase, with amino-acid sequence MANGSPQLQRQHAARALRARAQDFGRDPVAVRDTDHYHAEYIQSFVEKWDELIDWDARADSEGGFFIQLLKARGKTKVLDVATGTGFHSIQLLNAGFEVTSVDGNAAMLAKAFDNAKERHFILKTIHADWRWLNREVHGKYDAIICLGNSFTHLFDEQDRRRALAEFYAALKHDGVLILDQRNYDSILDHGFDSQHKYYYCGDEVVAEPEHMDEGLARFRYTFPDGSEYRLNMFPLRKNYTRRLLREAGFASVKTYGDFQETYQEADPDFFVHVAEKHMDDVDE; translated from the coding sequence ATGGCCAACGGTTCCCCGCAGCTTCAGAGGCAACACGCCGCACGCGCCCTGCGCGCCCGCGCCCAGGACTTCGGGCGCGACCCCGTCGCCGTCCGCGACACCGACCACTACCACGCCGAGTACATCCAGAGCTTCGTCGAGAAGTGGGACGAGCTGATCGACTGGGACGCGCGCGCCGACAGCGAAGGCGGGTTCTTCATCCAGCTGCTGAAGGCCCGCGGCAAGACGAAGGTGCTCGACGTCGCGACGGGAACCGGCTTCCACTCGATCCAGCTGCTGAACGCGGGCTTCGAGGTGACGAGCGTCGACGGCAACGCCGCGATGCTCGCGAAGGCCTTCGACAATGCGAAGGAGCGCCACTTCATCCTGAAGACGATCCACGCGGACTGGCGCTGGCTCAACCGCGAGGTGCACGGCAAGTACGACGCCATCATCTGTCTGGGCAACTCGTTCACGCACCTCTTCGACGAGCAGGACCGCCGCCGCGCGCTCGCCGAGTTCTACGCGGCGCTCAAGCACGACGGCGTGCTCATCCTCGACCAGCGCAACTACGACTCGATCCTCGACCACGGCTTCGACAGCCAGCACAAGTACTACTACTGCGGCGACGAGGTCGTGGCCGAGCCCGAGCACATGGACGAGGGGCTCGCGCGCTTCCGGTACACCTTCCCCGACGGCTCCGAGTACCGGCTCAACATGTTCCCGCTCCGCAAGAACTACACGCGCCGTCTGCTGCGGGAGGCGGGCTTCGCGTCGGTCAAGACGTACGGCGACTTCCAGGAGACCTACCAGGAGGCGGACCCGGACTTCTTCGTGCACGTCGCGGAGAAGCACATGGACGACGTCGATGAGTGA
- a CDS encoding pectin acetylesterase-family hydrolase, which yields MNDRVHDRPMLRALFVMLLACGMPLAASSIGIEDIVDGGNDYAWERVELPGTVCGNGSQYKFWVYDSPSSNNLVVMFEGGGACWDYETCSGQAGVLGAANPNGLADDYITQFKAEYVSPIVNGADPGIPLRPKNPIVTNGWDVVYMPYCTGDVHVGNNVATYVDPTGQNPPITWRHAGFHNTRAAMQYLGNRFPNVNKMLVTGFSAGGVASTAAYNEARREIQPALGLMLNDSGPIFPAPNSSYYSYSLHQTIEAAWDLTTLYAELPASFDPNDFGSITDMLATEFPNDRLAYTGYSSDYNFSRFSYERFFPNQTQAQILAKWRTDQTRLINEMKSHPNFSYHIPWHRPINDSHCSSIITFIGSHACPSIRKKKWYEAWQWPWTQSWKCPGTFTPLETFLQAWVNNGQVLRLVEPSNNYNNEDPGMQIVAPLINDAISGS from the coding sequence ATGAACGATCGCGTGCACGACCGCCCGATGCTCCGCGCTCTCTTCGTCATGCTGCTCGCGTGCGGCATGCCCCTCGCAGCCAGCTCGATCGGCATCGAGGACATCGTCGACGGCGGGAACGACTACGCGTGGGAGCGCGTCGAGCTCCCGGGCACCGTCTGCGGCAACGGCTCCCAGTACAAGTTCTGGGTCTACGACTCGCCCAGCTCGAACAACCTCGTCGTCATGTTCGAAGGCGGCGGCGCGTGCTGGGACTACGAGACCTGCAGCGGCCAGGCGGGCGTCCTCGGCGCCGCCAACCCGAACGGTCTCGCGGACGACTACATCACGCAGTTCAAGGCCGAGTACGTGTCGCCCATCGTGAACGGCGCGGACCCCGGCATCCCGCTGCGCCCGAAGAACCCGATCGTCACGAACGGATGGGACGTCGTGTACATGCCGTACTGCACGGGCGACGTGCACGTCGGCAACAACGTCGCGACCTACGTCGACCCGACCGGCCAGAACCCGCCGATCACGTGGCGCCACGCGGGCTTCCACAACACGCGCGCGGCGATGCAGTACCTCGGGAACCGCTTCCCGAACGTGAACAAGATGCTCGTGACGGGCTTCAGCGCGGGCGGCGTCGCCTCGACGGCGGCCTACAACGAGGCGCGGCGCGAGATCCAACCGGCGCTCGGCCTCATGCTCAACGACTCGGGCCCGATCTTCCCGGCGCCGAACTCGTCCTACTACTCGTACTCGCTGCACCAGACGATCGAGGCCGCGTGGGATCTCACGACGCTCTACGCCGAGCTTCCCGCGTCGTTCGACCCGAACGACTTCGGCAGCATCACCGACATGCTGGCGACGGAGTTCCCGAACGACCGGCTGGCCTACACGGGCTACTCGAGCGACTACAACTTCTCGCGGTTCTCCTACGAGCGGTTCTTCCCGAACCAGACGCAGGCGCAGATCCTCGCCAAGTGGCGGACGGACCAGACGCGCCTCATCAACGAGATGAAGTCGCATCCGAACTTCAGCTATCACATCCCGTGGCATCGCCCGATCAACGACAGCCACTGCTCGTCGATCATCACGTTCATCGGGAGCCACGCGTGCCCGAGCATCCGCAAGAAGAAGTGGTACGAGGCCTGGCAGTGGCCGTGGACGCAGTCGTGGAAGTGCCCGGGCACGTTCACGCCGCTCGAGACGTTCCTGCAGGCCTGGGTGAACAACGGCCAGGTGCTGCGCCTCGTCGAGCCCTCGAACAACTACAACAACGAAGATCCGGGGATGCAGATCGTGGCGCCCCTGATCAACGACGCGATCAGCGGCAGCTGA
- a CDS encoding glucose 1-dehydrogenase — protein MGILDLFRLDGQVAIVTGAGRGIGAGIARAFAEAGADVAVAARTQAQIDETKAAVEALGRRAIAVPCDVTEHAQLENLVDRTLDAFGRIDIVVNNAGGWPPKPARAISVKEFDRCMSFNVSSAFALTQLAVPKIVETAGRGCVINISSAAGRQFSPGFAAYGTAKATLSFLTQELAQDYAPKIRVNAIAVGSTRTDALAGVLTPEMEKIMVDMTPLGRLGEVEDIAACALYLASPAGSYVTGEVCGVAGGIVSSNLPIPRSYA, from the coding sequence ATGGGCATCCTCGACCTCTTCCGACTCGACGGCCAGGTGGCCATCGTCACGGGCGCCGGACGCGGCATCGGCGCCGGCATCGCCAGGGCCTTCGCGGAGGCGGGCGCGGACGTCGCGGTCGCCGCGCGCACGCAGGCGCAGATCGACGAGACGAAGGCGGCGGTCGAGGCGCTCGGCCGCCGCGCGATCGCCGTTCCGTGCGACGTCACCGAGCACGCGCAGCTCGAGAACCTCGTCGATCGCACGCTCGACGCGTTCGGCCGCATCGACATCGTCGTCAACAACGCCGGCGGCTGGCCGCCCAAGCCGGCCCGCGCGATCAGCGTCAAGGAGTTCGACCGCTGCATGAGCTTCAACGTGAGCTCGGCGTTCGCGCTCACGCAGCTCGCGGTGCCGAAGATCGTCGAGACGGCGGGCCGCGGCTGCGTCATCAACATCTCGTCCGCCGCCGGGCGCCAGTTCTCGCCCGGGTTCGCGGCCTACGGCACCGCGAAGGCCACGCTGTCGTTCCTGACGCAGGAGCTCGCGCAGGACTACGCGCCGAAGATCCGCGTCAACGCGATCGCCGTCGGCTCGACGCGCACCGACGCGCTCGCCGGCGTGCTGACTCCCGAGATGGAGAAGATCATGGTCGACATGACGCCGCTCGGGCGCCTCGGCGAGGTCGAGGACATCGCCGCGTGCGCGCTCTACCTCGCGTCGCCCGCGGGCTCCTACGTGACGGGCGAGGTCTGCGGCGTCGCCGGCGGCATCGTCTCGTCGAACCTCCCCATCCCGCGAAGCTACGCCTAG
- a CDS encoding BCCT family transporter, translated as MPPPARAREGTIEPYVFAPAAVVVAALCAFGIAAPALAQRWFFALQDAIVGRFGWLFTFGTAVFLVFAVWAGLGARGRLRLARDDAPAEFGLASWFAMLFSAGMGIGIMFFGVAEPVLHYANPPDAALGGRAAAERAIEIAFFHWGLHAWGVYAVMGLAIAWFGHREGLPLSVRSTLAPLIGDRIHGGIGHAVDVLAVFGTLFGLATSLGLGAMQVNAGLARLFGIPQTVGVQIALIAFITACATTSLVLGLDKGIRRLSNVNIALAALLLAFVLFAGPTGEVAAQLPARIARYAMDLVPFSLGLSVPGDLAWRKSWTLFYWAWWIAWAPFVGTFIARISRGRTVREFVFGVLLVPTVVSLVWFGVFGGTALALELRGGGIAALVESDIAIGIYGVLERLPFTSVSSLLAVLVVTVFFVTSSDSGSFVVDMLTSGGHPDPPVWQRIFWASAEGVVAAVLLFGGGLAALQSAAINTGLPFCLVLLAVCAGLGRALWHAQAEPESPPRPVVDAARTTEPH; from the coding sequence GTGCCGCCGCCGGCGCGCGCGCGCGAAGGGACGATCGAGCCGTACGTCTTCGCGCCCGCCGCCGTCGTCGTGGCGGCGCTCTGCGCGTTCGGCATCGCCGCCCCCGCACTCGCGCAGCGCTGGTTCTTCGCGCTCCAGGACGCGATCGTCGGACGCTTCGGCTGGCTCTTCACGTTCGGGACGGCCGTGTTCCTCGTGTTCGCCGTGTGGGCGGGGCTCGGCGCGCGCGGCCGGCTGCGGCTCGCGCGCGACGACGCGCCCGCGGAGTTCGGGCTCGCCTCGTGGTTCGCGATGCTGTTCAGCGCCGGCATGGGCATCGGCATCATGTTCTTCGGGGTCGCCGAGCCCGTCCTCCACTACGCGAATCCGCCCGACGCCGCGCTCGGCGGCCGCGCCGCCGCCGAACGCGCGATCGAGATCGCGTTCTTCCACTGGGGCCTGCACGCGTGGGGCGTGTACGCGGTGATGGGCCTCGCGATCGCGTGGTTCGGCCATCGCGAGGGGCTCCCTCTCTCGGTGCGCTCGACGCTCGCGCCGCTGATCGGAGATCGCATCCACGGCGGCATCGGTCACGCCGTCGACGTGCTCGCGGTGTTCGGGACGCTGTTCGGCCTGGCCACGTCGCTCGGACTCGGCGCGATGCAGGTGAACGCGGGCCTCGCGCGCCTGTTCGGCATCCCGCAGACGGTCGGCGTCCAGATCGCGCTGATCGCATTCATCACGGCGTGCGCGACGACGTCGCTCGTGCTCGGGCTCGACAAGGGCATCCGCCGGCTCTCGAACGTGAACATCGCGCTCGCCGCGCTGCTGCTCGCGTTCGTGTTGTTCGCCGGGCCGACGGGCGAGGTGGCCGCGCAGCTCCCCGCGCGCATCGCGCGCTATGCGATGGACCTCGTTCCCTTCTCGCTGGGCTTGTCGGTGCCGGGCGACCTCGCGTGGCGCAAGTCGTGGACGCTCTTCTACTGGGCGTGGTGGATCGCGTGGGCGCCGTTCGTCGGCACGTTCATCGCGCGCATCTCGCGCGGACGCACCGTGCGCGAGTTCGTGTTCGGAGTGCTCCTCGTGCCGACGGTCGTGAGCCTCGTGTGGTTCGGCGTGTTCGGCGGCACGGCGCTCGCGCTCGAGCTGCGCGGCGGCGGGATCGCGGCGCTCGTCGAGAGCGACATCGCGATCGGCATCTACGGCGTGCTCGAACGGCTGCCGTTCACGAGCGTCTCCTCGCTGCTCGCCGTCCTCGTCGTCACCGTCTTCTTCGTGACGTCGTCCGACTCGGGCTCCTTCGTCGTCGACATGCTCACGTCGGGCGGCCATCCCGACCCGCCCGTCTGGCAGCGCATCTTCTGGGCGTCGGCGGAGGGCGTCGTCGCGGCCGTGCTGCTCTTTGGGGGAGGGCTCGCCGCGCTGCAGTCGGCCGCGATCAACACGGGGCTGCCGTTCTGCCTCGTGCTGCTCGCCGTCTGCGCGGGCCTCGGCCGGGCCCTCTGGCATGCCCAGGCGGAGCCCGAATCGCCCCCGCGCCCTGTCGTCGACGCCGCAAGAACCACCGAACCTCATTGA
- a CDS encoding methyltransferase domain-containing protein, translated as MSERAADVAATTEAYYDSAEADAFYAHIWGGEDIHIGVYERDGEAVAAASARTVERMGDELGALGADARVLDLGAGYGGAGRALARRFGCRVDCLNLSDVQNARNRSRTAEAGLADRVRVVHASFESVPEVDASYDVVWSQDAILHSGARERVLAEVARVLVPGGRFVFTDPMQTDDCPPDVLQPVLDRIHLDSLASPGFYRKTLANLGFEEVAFRAMPEQLRAHYASVRRELEARRDEMVERSGEGYVTRMLAGLQSWVDAADRGYLTWGIFHFVAAPAAADAGRPSGGRGR; from the coding sequence ATGAGTGAGCGCGCGGCGGACGTCGCCGCGACGACCGAGGCCTACTACGACAGCGCGGAGGCCGACGCGTTCTACGCGCACATCTGGGGCGGCGAGGACATCCACATCGGTGTGTACGAGCGCGACGGCGAGGCCGTCGCGGCGGCGAGCGCGCGCACGGTCGAGCGCATGGGCGACGAGCTCGGTGCGCTCGGCGCCGACGCGCGCGTGCTCGACCTCGGCGCGGGCTACGGCGGTGCGGGCCGCGCGCTCGCGCGGCGCTTCGGGTGCCGCGTCGACTGCCTCAACCTGAGCGACGTGCAGAACGCCCGCAACCGCTCGCGGACCGCGGAGGCGGGCCTCGCCGATCGCGTGCGCGTCGTGCACGCGAGCTTCGAATCCGTTCCCGAGGTGGACGCGAGCTACGACGTCGTCTGGTCGCAGGACGCGATCCTGCACAGCGGCGCGCGCGAGCGCGTGCTCGCCGAGGTGGCGCGCGTGCTCGTGCCGGGCGGCCGCTTCGTGTTCACCGACCCGATGCAGACGGACGACTGTCCGCCCGACGTGCTGCAGCCCGTGCTCGACCGCATCCATCTCGACTCGCTCGCGTCGCCCGGCTTCTACCGCAAGACGCTCGCGAACCTGGGCTTCGAGGAGGTCGCGTTCCGCGCGATGCCCGAGCAGCTTCGCGCGCACTACGCGAGCGTGCGGCGCGAGCTCGAGGCGCGCCGCGACGAGATGGTCGAGCGCTCGGGCGAGGGCTACGTGACGCGCATGCTCGCGGGGCTGCAGAGCTGGGTCGACGCGGCCGATCGCGGCTACCTGACGTGGGGCATCTTCCACTTCGTCGCCGCGCCGGCCGCTGCGGACGCGGGGCGGCCGTCGGGCGGTCGCGGGCGCTGA
- the lnt gene encoding apolipoprotein N-acyltransferase, producing the protein MQRSSARPCSRRPPTSAGRSCSRRSSRRRTRASPRSSTPRERAAPRARGALAAAAIAAVVLAYGVARERAFGADAGAAGEPVLRVGVVQADLGLLEKRDAGLAGQRAHVAMTRELLADGPLDLVVWPETAIARALRRPLPLDGQLVRGDLDVALLFGGTSVFEEGGRRARANSAFLVGADGAIRDAYDKNLLIPIAEWLPFEDAWPALRASLPHAQRFRASRETPALRLGDARIATPICYEAIRPAFVRAMVRASRANLLVTLANDAWFGDSREPHLHLALARLRAIEHRRWLVRATNSGVSAIVDPAGRVRAETGVLERATLRGRVGLRDDATLYARAGDWTGAAAVAAVAAALLVATGGPKPTA; encoded by the coding sequence GTGCAGCGCTCGTCGGCGCGCCCGTGCTCGCGCAGACCGCCGACCTCGGCGGGCCGCTCCTGCTCACGGCGCTCGTCGCGTCGGCGAACGCGGGCCTCGCCGCGCTCGTCGACGCCGCGCGAGCGCGCCGCGCCCCGCGCGCGCGGCGCGCTCGCCGCCGCGGCGATCGCCGCGGTCGTGCTCGCCTACGGCGTCGCGCGCGAGCGCGCGTTCGGCGCCGACGCGGGCGCGGCCGGCGAGCCCGTGCTCCGCGTCGGCGTCGTGCAGGCCGACCTCGGACTGCTCGAGAAGCGCGACGCGGGGCTCGCCGGCCAGCGCGCGCACGTCGCGATGACGCGGGAGCTCCTCGCGGACGGGCCGCTCGACCTCGTCGTGTGGCCCGAGACGGCGATCGCGCGCGCGCTTCGCCGCCCGCTCCCGCTCGACGGACAGCTCGTGCGCGGCGACCTCGACGTGGCGCTGCTGTTCGGCGGCACGTCCGTGTTCGAGGAAGGCGGCCGCCGCGCGCGCGCGAACTCGGCCTTCCTCGTCGGCGCCGACGGCGCGATCCGCGACGCGTACGACAAGAACCTCTTGATCCCGATCGCCGAATGGCTTCCCTTCGAGGACGCGTGGCCCGCGCTGCGCGCGTCGCTCCCGCACGCCCAGCGCTTCCGCGCCTCGCGCGAGACGCCGGCGCTGCGGCTCGGCGACGCGCGCATCGCGACGCCCATCTGCTACGAGGCGATCCGGCCGGCGTTCGTGCGCGCGATGGTGCGCGCATCGCGCGCGAACCTGCTCGTCACGCTCGCCAACGACGCGTGGTTCGGGGATTCGCGCGAGCCGCACCTCCACCTCGCACTCGCGCGGCTGCGCGCGATCGAGCACCGCCGCTGGCTCGTGCGCGCGACGAACAGCGGCGTGAGCGCGATCGTCGACCCGGCCGGGCGCGTGCGCGCGGAGACCGGAGTGCTCGAGCGCGCGACGCTGCGCGGCCGCGTCGGGCTGCGCGACGACGCGACGCTCTACGCGCGCGCGGGCGACTGGACGGGCGCGGCCGCCGTCGCGGCCGTCGCGGCGGCGCTCCTCGTCGCGACCGGCGGGCCGAAGCCGACCGCGTAG
- a CDS encoding ankyrin repeat domain-containing protein codes for MAPGKPTPTNRVMGTGEPRLPEPFTLEQRFLHAVRTADRASVERALELGVDPNAKDDLGRNAFLLAVRDARSLELAKLLRARGAAVDVPDAEGRTAFSHAAARADLALVEYLAAQGAALDAPDAQGRTPLFHAVAANRVETARFLIERGADVDVRDRFQDTPLMIACAKGHGPIAELLVASGADRALRDQEGRTAADRAAPGTPGCAAPPTSGPDPAP; via the coding sequence ATGGCGCCCGGGAAGCCGACGCCGACCAACCGCGTGATGGGCACCGGCGAGCCGCGCCTGCCCGAGCCGTTCACGCTCGAGCAGCGCTTCCTCCACGCGGTGCGGACGGCCGACCGCGCGAGCGTCGAGCGCGCGCTCGAGCTCGGCGTCGACCCGAACGCGAAGGACGACCTCGGGCGCAACGCCTTCCTGCTCGCCGTGCGCGACGCGCGCTCGCTCGAGCTCGCGAAGCTCCTTCGCGCGCGCGGCGCCGCCGTCGACGTGCCCGACGCCGAGGGCCGCACCGCGTTCTCGCACGCGGCGGCGCGCGCCGACCTCGCGCTCGTCGAGTATCTGGCCGCGCAGGGCGCCGCGCTCGACGCGCCGGATGCGCAGGGCCGCACGCCGCTCTTCCACGCGGTCGCTGCGAATCGCGTCGAGACCGCGCGCTTCCTGATCGAGCGCGGCGCCGACGTCGACGTGCGCGATCGCTTCCAGGACACGCCGCTCATGATCGCCTGCGCGAAGGGCCACGGCCCGATCGCGGAGCTCCTCGTCGCGAGCGGCGCCGACCGCGCGCTCCGCGACCAGGAAGGACGCACGGCCGCCGATCGCGCGGCGCCGGGAACGCCCGGGTGCGCCGCACCGCCGACCTCGGGCCCCGACCCCGCTCCGTGA
- a CDS encoding MarR family transcriptional regulator — protein MASSRDVEDQIVASIRRVIRAIDLQSKRLLDSHALTGPQLATLREAHRMRAPSTSALARAVHLSQPTVSGIVSRLERQGLVARERSADDRRTVVVSVTERGREVLGSAPSLLQDRFRAELERLAPWEQHWLLAALERIAAMMDAEDLEAAPILETGHVGPPADDEGL, from the coding sequence ATGGCGAGCTCGCGCGACGTCGAGGACCAGATCGTCGCGTCCATCCGCCGCGTGATCCGCGCGATCGATCTCCAGTCGAAGCGCCTGCTCGACAGCCACGCGCTGACGGGGCCGCAGCTCGCGACGCTGCGCGAGGCGCACCGCATGCGCGCGCCGTCCACGAGCGCGCTCGCGCGCGCCGTGCACCTGAGCCAGCCGACCGTCTCCGGCATCGTGAGCCGTCTCGAGCGCCAGGGGCTCGTCGCGCGCGAGCGCTCGGCCGACGACCGCCGCACGGTCGTCGTCAGCGTGACCGAGCGCGGCCGCGAGGTGCTCGGGAGCGCGCCGTCGCTCCTCCAGGATCGCTTCCGCGCCGAGCTCGAGCGGCTGGCTCCGTGGGAGCAGCACTGGCTGCTCGCCGCGCTCGAGCGGATCGCGGCGATGATGGACGCCGAGGATCTCGAGGCGGCTCCCATCCTGGAGACCGGGCACGTCGGGCCGCCCGCGGACGACGAGGGGCTCTGA